A stretch of DNA from Mucilaginibacter daejeonensis:
TCGAAATACTTTTTCTCATTGATCTTACGGTCTAACAAGGGCGATGCGGCGCCCAGTTGTTTTGCTTTCTTCCAGTTCTGTAAGGCAGCTTCGGTATCGCCCAGGTGGAACAGGATGTCGCCATAGTGCTCTACCTGCGTGGCCTTGTCCTTGTTGTGCACCAGTGCCTTTTCCATCCACTCCTTCGCCTCGGCATACTTTTTTTGCCTGAACAATATCCAGGCATATGTATCCTCGAACGAAGCAGTATTAGGCTGCAGATCGATGCTGTGTTTGGACATCACCGCTGCTTTCTCCAGCTCCTCACCCCGTATAGACAGATAATATGCGTAGTTGTTTAATGTGTACGCATTGTCGGGGTTAAAGGTGAGCGAGCGGGTGTAAGCCTCATCTGAGCGGCCATTGTCTTTCAGTTCGTGATAGCAATCGCCCAGGGCGGCGTAAGCTTGGGCCGAAAGGTCCTTATCGTCAAATTGCAGGGCTACGGTATTTTTAAGGTAGCTCAGCGCTTTTGGAGCTTCCCTTTTTTGCAGATAGGCCACCCCTACCATGTAGTTCATCCAGGCCTGGTTAGGGAACAAGGATAGAGCGTTATCACCATCCTTGATAGCCTCATCGAGCGCATTGTCGGCCAGTTCGAGGCGTACCAGTTGCTCATGCACCTGGTAGATCTCGCCATTGATCTGCACCGAGCGTTTGTAAGCCTCGCGTGCCTCTTTGTAATTGCCGCTTTGAGCTAATATGTCGCCGTAAATGGCAAAGGCTTTAGCCTCATTAGGATGAACGGTGGTAAGGATGCGACTCAGGCGCAAAGCGCTGGCCTTGGCATTAGGGTCGCCCATGCGGGGCATATACCCTAACACGATGCGTACCTTTTGATCGATATCCAGATCGGGCGAGGCAAAGGCCAGTTCCAACTGTTTAAAACTGGCCTCTATTTCATTCTTTGACCGATAGGTCTCGGCAAGTGCTAAATGCACCATACCATTATCGGGCCGGGCCTTTTCACCTTTAAGCAAGATGCTAAGCGCCTTGTCAGGAAATTTATTGGAGTTGTAGATCTCGCCCAGGAGCAGGTAATAGCGGATCTGGTCGGGGTTACGGTCGATCAGGCCTTGCAGTTCGGACGCTGCCTTATCAATGTTGCCCAATTTGAGGTATACCTTTTGCCTGTTGGCCACCAGGTCATCGGTGAGGCCGGTCATCTGTTCCAGCTTGTCGTAAACAGCAAGTGCATCGTTGTACTTCTGTTCTACATAATAGGCGTTGGCCTTATCAAAATAGTAATCGGGCTTACCCGGGCCAAGCCTTAGCAATTCGTCCAGCACGCGCTGCAGGCGGGGCATGTCATTGCTTTTTTCATAACTATCGGCCAGAGCCAGCCAGTACCACTCATTATCGGGTTTGATAGATACGGCCTTTTCCAAAAGCTCGCGCGCCGAGGTAGGATCGTTCTGTAATTTTTTGAGGCCCGAGAGCTGGTACATAGCCGCATCATTACCGGCATCGAGCTGTAACACGCGGGCGAACATATCGCCGGCGCCTTTCAGATCTTCGATGGTCTTTTTGCGCATACCCTCAAAGTACATCTGCTGCACAACGATACTATCAGTAGCGTTAACAGGCGTACGCCCAGGCAACGCGCTACCACCGCTTTGGGCCGTGGCCGCCAGCGGAAGCAATAATGATACGATACCCCAATACCTCGACCTCATGTGTTGTCAACCTATACCGGTGTGGCCATAACCGCCCATACCACGCGATGTTTCGGTAAGTACCTCTACCTGCTCCCATTCAACCTTTTCGTGCTTGGCCACCACCATCTGTGCGATGCGGTCGCCGGCGTTGATCTCAAAATCAACGTCGGAAAAATTGATCAGCAGCACTTTGATCTCTCCGCGGTAATCAGCATCTACCGTACCGGGCGAGTTCACTATACCTATACCATGTTTGAACGCTAAACCACTGCGCGGGCGTATCTGTGCCTCAAAACTTTCCGGCAGTTCGATATGCAGGCCCGTCGGGATCAGTTTACGCTCCATGGGCTTTAGTACAACGGTCTCTGCCACATCGGCGCGGAGGTCCATACCAGCGGCATGTAGGGTCTCATAAGCCGGAAGGCTGTTCTTTGAGTTGTTGATAATACGAATGATCATCTATCTTTTGAGTATGGCCAGTATCTGCCTGCGTTCGGCAAAAAAGGCAACACCGGTGTAAAGCACCAGCAACGCGTTACCGATCAGCAAACTGCGATGAAATACTGAGAATGATAAATATACGATTACGACCGAACTTACGATGTAAGCCAGGTTCTTTTTCACATTGTACGGGATGGGATAATTTTGTTGCCCCCAAAGGTACGAGAGCACCATCATGCTACCATACGCGATCAGCGATGCCCAGGCCGATGCCATGTAGCTGTATTTGGGGATGAAAAGCACGTTGATCACGATGGTGAGTATAGCGCCCACACCAGAGATGTACAGGCCGTAGCGCGTTTGATCCGATAGCTTATACCATACGGACAAGTTCATGTAGATACCCAAACTCACGTAGCCCAGCAACAGCAGCGGCACCGCTTTGAGTCCTGACCAGTACAGCTGCTGCTGTACTGCGCCATGGCCTTTAATAAAGCCTTTCATGATCTCGATGTTGGCCACCAACGCTATAAAGATCACCGTTACGGCGATCACAAAATAATCCATGATAAGGGCATAGGTGTTACCGGCGTTCTGCTTTTTGGCCTGGCTGAAAAAGAAGGGTTCGGCACCCAACCTGAACGCCTGGACAAAGATGTTGAGGAACACGGCGATCTTAGCACACGCACCGTAGATACCCGTCTCGCTGGCACTGATAGAAGCGGGCAGGAATTTGCCTAAAAGTAATTTATCAAGGTTCTCGTTGATCACGAACGACAGGTTGGCCACCAGTACCGGCCAGCTGTAACTTAGCATCTCCCTGAACATTGGGCGGTCAAAGTTCGGTCGCAACAACAGGAACTCGGGCAGCAACAATACCAGCGTCAAGGCACTGGCGATCAGGTTCGACAGGAATACATACCCTATCCACCCTTGTCTGAACCAGCCGCTCAGCCACTCGTGGCCCGGCAACCGGTTGCTGATCATGTATGGGATACCGTAAATAAAAAGCAGGTTAAGCATGATGAACACCAGTACGTTGATGCATTTGATCAACCCGTACCTGCCCGGCCTGCCATTGGCCCTGATCCGTGCGAAAGGGATCACACACCAGGCATCCAACAGTAGTACACCAATAAAGTAGGCCACGTACTTCACGTGATCTTGCAGCGGCGTTTGCGGATCTACCCGTACCAATTCGGCTATATTGGTGATAAAGGGCAGTACGGCCACCAAAAAGATGAGGCTAATGCCCAGTATGGCGCCAAAGGTGTTGTTATATACCTGTTCTTTTTCGTCTGGGCGTTTGTTAAGGTATCTGAAAAAGGTGGTCTCCATACCAAAGGCCAGTATAGGGTTGATCATAGATACCCAACTGAACATGGTAGTGAAAATGCCGTACACCTTGGCCGGGTAGGCGCTCACATATATTTTGGTGAGGAAGAAATTAAGAATGCGCGGCGCTATGGTAGTTAGCCCGTAAACGGCGGTTTGTCCGGCAAATTTTTTAGCGGTCGACAATTTGAGAATTTTCTTTTATTGAAAAGAAGAAGCGTTAATGATTATCGGCTATGGTTCATGGAAGCTCCAATGCTAATGTAGCTGCTATGAACTATGAACCATCAGTTATGAACCGAACTCACCTCTTCACTACCTCAAAGTTACGATAGTTTTTTACTTCGCCTTCGGTCGTATCAACGGAGGTAACCCTGGCGCGCTCGGGTCCTTCGTTACACCAGTCTAAAAACATGTCGATCAGCGTTGGTTCGGCTTCGGCCTCTATATATACATCGCCGTTACTTTCGTTGCGTACAAAACCGCGAATGCCTAACTGATCGGCCACAGCCTTAGTACTGGCCCTGTAGAACACGCCCTGCACCTTCCCTTTTACCGTTATATTCAAATGCTTGATCATAGCCGTTGTTATATAACTGCAATGATACGGCTAATGTTCAATAACGCCGCAGATCTACAATAAACGTTTTACGCGGGTATCGGCCGTGATCTGCATCCCATCAAGCCCGGTGATCAGGTTGAGGCCCGGGGTCTTGCCCGGTTCGATCGAGCCCATCTCATCATCGATACCCAGGAACCGGGCACCATTCAAGGTACCCCATTGCAGCAAGGTAGCCAGCGGCAGGGCCGGAAAATGCTTATGGATGGTATGCATCTCGCTGAGGATGCAAAGCCTGTCATTAGAGGCCAAACTATCAGTACCGAGAGTGATATTAAAACCTTCGTCGGCAAAAAGGTCGATCTTTGGCAGGCGCCCCTCGATGTACATATTGGCGTTAGGGCAAAAGCACCAGTTGATCTTGCGGTCAAAGCGCTTTACAAAGTATATGTCTTTCAGATTAGTGCAGGTATTGTGCACCAACAGGATCTTTTGCTTGTTGCTTAGCAGCGGGATCACCGATTGGATAGAGTTACGGGCCTGTGGCTTAAAGTAACTGATATCCATCCCAAAGGCCTCATACAATTCCAGAAAACGACCGTGCTTGTAGCGGTAAAACTTATTCTCGTCCTCACATTCCTGGTTGTGGATGCTTAGCATGTTATCATGCTTGTCACAATAGGTCTTGATGAGCCTGAACAACTCTTTTGAAACGGAGTATGGCGCGTGCGGGGTAATACTTGACGGCAGCGGCTTGAATTGCTTTAGCAGTTCCAGCGCATCCTGAAAGGCCTGTTCGGCACGTTCGGGCAAAAAGCTGAATATCTCGAGAAAGGTGTGATAGTACAGCTTACTGCTATTTTTAATGGCGATAGAATGCGCACCGTTGGCAATATCGCCCACGGCCACTATACCATTATCATACATTTGCTGATCGGCAGCCTTTGCCGCGTCTGCAACGGCACCATCGTCTGAGTTGCGAAGCTGCTGAATGTTCTTGATAAAATCGACCAGCCCCGTGCTTTTAGGTACCTGCTGATGCAGGTGCGACAATTCGATATGGCAATGGGTGTTCACAAAACCCGGGCATATAATGCCGCTCAATTGTTCTACCGGTGTGTCGGGAGGGGCTACTGTATCAACTGATACGATCTTACCGAGGTCATTAACAGTGACTATTCCATTTCTTACAGGATCGGCATTAACAGGAAAAACGTAATCGGCTCTAAAACTTTTCATCTAATGAAATTGAAACTATGACCCCCAAACCAATCTACACATTTTAACTCCAATAACAATATATCAACAAAAATAACACACAATTTAACTTATAGTTATACATGCCAATTTTACATTTCAAAAACCGAGCCGTAAAACTGGATCCCGATATTTAGCTATCTTTGTGTTGTGATTTCAAACAATAGTAAGATCGACATCCGCAGCCTGAGTTTGGAAACTCTGCAACAACACTTTACAGTCCTGGGCGAAAAAAGTTTTAGGGCTAAGCAAGTATATGAGTGGCTTTGGAAAAGATCATGTGTCTCATTTGAGGACATGAGTAATATTTCTAAAGAACTGCGCAAAAAGCTGGAAGAAACTTTCACCATCAATAATGTGGTGATCAATAACTCACAGTTTAGTGCCGATAAAACTATAAAAAATTCCTTTAAGTTGCACGATACGCATTTAATTGAAGGTGTTTTGATCCCCACCACAGAGCGTATGACGGCCTGTGTATCATCTCAAGTAGGCTGTAGCCTGACCTGTAAGTTCTGCGCTACCGGTTATATGGACCGTAAACGCAACCTCAACCCCGACGAGATATACGACCAGGTGGTGCTGCTAAGCCAGCAGGCCCAGCAGAATTACGGCATCCCCTTAACCAATATCGTGTACATGGGTATGGGTGAGCCGCTGCTTAATTATGCTAACGTATTGAAGTCGGTTGAACGTATCACGGCCGAGGACGGTTTGAACATGGCGGCCAAGCGCATCACGGTATCTACCGCGGGTATCGCCAAAATGATCAAGAAGCTGGGCGACGACCAGGTAAAGTTCAACCTGGCGTTATCACTCCATGCCGCTAACGATGATAAGCGTAACCAGATCATGCCGATCAATGAGCAGAACTCGTTGAAGGCATTAGCCGAGGCACTAAAATACTATTACAACAAGACAAAGAACGCGGTCACTTACGAGTACATCATCTTCCACAATTTTAATGATGAACTGCAGGACGCCATGGAGCTGGCGCGCTTTTGCAAGCACCTTCCCTGCAAGGTCAATATCATTGAGTATAACCCTATATCGTTCGCCGATTTCCTGAACGCCGGCGAGGACAAGATCGACGCTTTTGCCGCATACCTGCGTAAGCAAGGTATCATCACCAATGTTCGCCGCAGCCGTGGTAAGGACATTGATGCGGCCTGCGGTCAGTTAGCTGTGAAGGATAAAGCAGCTGCAGCGGTAGAGTAACGTTTCTTGAGTGGCAGTTGGAAAGTGACAGTAGCACTCGGTTCGAGTTACACTACCGCTAACACCAATACTGCCACCGCCACTTGCCACTGCCAGCAATATCCATTAACTTACGGTCGTGAACCTGCGCAATAGTTACCTAAGCCATTTCGTCGACCTGCTTTTCCCAAGGCTTTGCCAAGCCTGCAAGGCAAGCTTAGTGGGTACTGAGGAACTGATCTGCACAAATTGCCTGTTCGATCTGCCTTATACCAACTTCCATCAACAAGCGGACAACATTGTTGCGCGGCAGTTTTGGGGTAAGATCCCGTTGCAGTATGCTTACGCGCTGCTGTATTTTGAAAAGGGTGGCAAGGTGCAGCACCTGATCCACCAGTTCAAGTACAAGGATATGCCCAAGATCGGCGACCGGCTGGGACAGATCGCGGGCGAGCAGTTGCTACAGGTCGCTGCGCTGACCGACGTGGATCACATCATACCGGTACCGCTACACCGAAGCCGCCTGCGCGAGCGCGGGTACAACCAAAGTACCCATTTTGCCAACGGCTTAGCCCAGCGCTTGCAAGCCACTGTGCTTGACCGTACGCTCATCAGAACCGTACGCACCTCCACCCAAACACGAAAGTCGAGGTTCGACCGCTACTTGAACATGCAGGAGGTATTTGCCCTTAACGCTCCGGAGCTTTTGCATAACAAACATATATTGCTGGTGGATGATATCGTGACCACCGGCTCCACCTTAGAGGCTTGTGCACATGAACTACTGGCCGTACCTGGCCTGCGCTTAAGTATAGCTACTATAGCATATGCCTTATAAAGCTTATTTAACACTACGCATATATATTTTTCATATCTTGCTCCCAATTACAACTTAACGTTACACGCCCGTGAAAGGAATTATTTTAGCCGGTGGATCAGGTACCCGATTGCACCCTCTTACCTTAGCCGTTAGCAAGCAATTGATGCCGGTGTATGATAAACCCATGATCTACTATCCACTGTCGGTATTGATGCTGGCCGGGATCAAGGAGATACTGATCATATCCACACCGCATGATATGCCGCAGTTCCAAAAACTACTGGGTGATGGTTCACGCATCGGTTGCCGTTTTGAGTATGCCGTGCAGCCTGAACCGAATGGCCTTGCACAAGCGTTCGTGATCG
This window harbors:
- the rlmN gene encoding 23S rRNA (adenine(2503)-C(2))-methyltransferase RlmN, translated to MSNNSKIDIRSLSLETLQQHFTVLGEKSFRAKQVYEWLWKRSCVSFEDMSNISKELRKKLEETFTINNVVINNSQFSADKTIKNSFKLHDTHLIEGVLIPTTERMTACVSSQVGCSLTCKFCATGYMDRKRNLNPDEIYDQVVLLSQQAQQNYGIPLTNIVYMGMGEPLLNYANVLKSVERITAEDGLNMAAKRITVSTAGIAKMIKKLGDDQVKFNLALSLHAANDDKRNQIMPINEQNSLKALAEALKYYYNKTKNAVTYEYIIFHNFNDELQDAMELARFCKHLPCKVNIIEYNPISFADFLNAGEDKIDAFAAYLRKQGIITNVRRSRGKDIDAACGQLAVKDKAAAAVE
- a CDS encoding acylphosphatase: MIKHLNITVKGKVQGVFYRASTKAVADQLGIRGFVRNESNGDVYIEAEAEPTLIDMFLDWCNEGPERARVTSVDTTEGEVKNYRNFEVVKR
- a CDS encoding amidohydrolase family protein — its product is MKSFRADYVFPVNADPVRNGIVTVNDLGKIVSVDTVAPPDTPVEQLSGIICPGFVNTHCHIELSHLHQQVPKSTGLVDFIKNIQQLRNSDDGAVADAAKAADQQMYDNGIVAVGDIANGAHSIAIKNSSKLYYHTFLEIFSFLPERAEQAFQDALELLKQFKPLPSSITPHAPYSVSKELFRLIKTYCDKHDNMLSIHNQECEDENKFYRYKHGRFLELYEAFGMDISYFKPQARNSIQSVIPLLSNKQKILLVHNTCTNLKDIYFVKRFDRKINWCFCPNANMYIEGRLPKIDLFADEGFNITLGTDSLASNDRLCILSEMHTIHKHFPALPLATLLQWGTLNGARFLGIDDEMGSIEPGKTPGLNLITGLDGMQITADTRVKRLL
- a CDS encoding oligosaccharide flippase family protein — protein: MSTAKKFAGQTAVYGLTTIAPRILNFFLTKIYVSAYPAKVYGIFTTMFSWVSMINPILAFGMETTFFRYLNKRPDEKEQVYNNTFGAILGISLIFLVAVLPFITNIAELVRVDPQTPLQDHVKYVAYFIGVLLLDAWCVIPFARIRANGRPGRYGLIKCINVLVFIMLNLLFIYGIPYMISNRLPGHEWLSGWFRQGWIGYVFLSNLIASALTLVLLLPEFLLLRPNFDRPMFREMLSYSWPVLVANLSFVINENLDKLLLGKFLPASISASETGIYGACAKIAVFLNIFVQAFRLGAEPFFFSQAKKQNAGNTYALIMDYFVIAVTVIFIALVANIEIMKGFIKGHGAVQQQLYWSGLKAVPLLLLGYVSLGIYMNLSVWYKLSDQTRYGLYISGVGAILTIVINVLFIPKYSYMASAWASLIAYGSMMVLSYLWGQQNYPIPYNVKKNLAYIVSSVVIVYLSFSVFHRSLLIGNALLVLYTGVAFFAERRQILAILKR
- a CDS encoding ComF family protein; translated protein: MNLRNSYLSHFVDLLFPRLCQACKASLVGTEELICTNCLFDLPYTNFHQQADNIVARQFWGKIPLQYAYALLYFEKGGKVQHLIHQFKYKDMPKIGDRLGQIAGEQLLQVAALTDVDHIIPVPLHRSRLRERGYNQSTHFANGLAQRLQATVLDRTLIRTVRTSTQTRKSRFDRYLNMQEVFALNAPELLHNKHILLVDDIVTTGSTLEACAHELLAVPGLRLSIATIAYAL
- the dut gene encoding dUTP diphosphatase, which translates into the protein MIIRIINNSKNSLPAYETLHAAGMDLRADVAETVVLKPMERKLIPTGLHIELPESFEAQIRPRSGLAFKHGIGIVNSPGTVDADYRGEIKVLLINFSDVDFEINAGDRIAQMVVAKHEKVEWEQVEVLTETSRGMGGYGHTGIG
- a CDS encoding tetratricopeptide repeat protein translates to MRSRYWGIVSLLLPLAATAQSGGSALPGRTPVNATDSIVVQQMYFEGMRKKTIEDLKGAGDMFARVLQLDAGNDAAMYQLSGLKKLQNDPTSARELLEKAVSIKPDNEWYWLALADSYEKSNDMPRLQRVLDELLRLGPGKPDYYFDKANAYYVEQKYNDALAVYDKLEQMTGLTDDLVANRQKVYLKLGNIDKAASELQGLIDRNPDQIRYYLLLGEIYNSNKFPDKALSILLKGEKARPDNGMVHLALAETYRSKNEIEASFKQLELAFASPDLDIDQKVRIVLGYMPRMGDPNAKASALRLSRILTTVHPNEAKAFAIYGDILAQSGNYKEAREAYKRSVQINGEIYQVHEQLVRLELADNALDEAIKDGDNALSLFPNQAWMNYMVGVAYLQKREAPKALSYLKNTVALQFDDKDLSAQAYAALGDCYHELKDNGRSDEAYTRSLTFNPDNAYTLNNYAYYLSIRGEELEKAAVMSKHSIDLQPNTASFEDTYAWILFRQKKYAEAKEWMEKALVHNKDKATQVEHYGDILFHLGDTEAALQNWKKAKQLGAASPLLDRKINEKKYFE